A window of Streptomyces sp. NBC_01689 genomic DNA:
ACCGCCCCGAGCTCGGGTCCGGCGATCTCGACGGCCGTGCGCACGGCCTCGGCGACGTCGTAGGTGTCCACGAGCAGCGTGGTGCCCCGGCCGAGCGAGTCCACCTGGGCCTGGAAGGCGTCCCGCTCGTGGTCGTGCAGGAGGGTGAAGGCGTGTGCGGAGGTGCCCACGGTCGGGATGCCGTAGCGGAATCCGGCCGCCAGGTCGGAGGTGGTCGTGAACCCGCCGACGTACGCGGCCCGCGAGGCGCCGACCGCGGCCAGTTCATGGGTGCGCCGGGCGCCCATCTCGATCAGCGGGCGTCCGCCGGCGGCGGAGGACATCCGGGAGGCGGCGGCCGCGATCGCCGAGTCGTGGTTGAGGATCGACAGGACCACGGTCTCCAGGAGCACGCACTCGGCGAAGGACCCCTCGACCCGCAGGACGGGCGAGCCCGGGAAGTACACCTCGCCCTCGGGATAGCCCCAGATGTCCCCGCGGAAGCGGTAGGAGGCGAGCCATTCCAGGGTCGGCTCGTCCACGATGGCCCGCTCGCGCAGGAAGCCGAGGACGTCGGCGTCGAACCGGAAGTTCTCGACGGCGTCGAGGACCCGCCCGGTGCCCGCCACGACGCCGTAGCGGCGGCCCTCGGGCAGCCGCCGGGTGAAGACCTCGAAGACCGAGCGCCGCTCGGCGGTCCCGCCCGCCAGCGCGGCCTGCAGCATCGTCAGCTCGTACTGGTCGGTGAAGAGTGCCGTCGAGGGCACGTCCACCGGCAGTCCGAGGTCCGCTGGGTTCACTGCGCTCTCCTCGCACTCATCGCTCCGGCTCCCCCGGCACGCGCCGGGGCGCCGGGGGCCGTCCCCCGGAATCGCCGCACAGCACGGGATCGTACCCCCATCTCGTCACTCTGACGATTTATGGGTCCGGTTTGCGGGGCCCGTTTGTGCGGGCACCACCTTGTGGTGGCAGCATGGGCCGTGTGACGGCTCCCGCACCCCTAGAGACCGAAAAGACCGAGTCGGCGGAGGAGGTCTTCGCCGTGCCCGAGCCGGACGTTCCCTGGGTCACGATCGTGCACAACGACCCGGTCAACCTCATGAGCTACGTGACCTATGTCTTCCAGACGTACTTCGGGTACACCAAGGACAAGGCCACCAAGCTGATGCTCGACGTCCACCACAAGGGCCGGGCCGTCGTCTCCAGCGGGACGCGCGAGGAGATGGAGCGCGACGTGCAGGCGATGCACGGCTACGGTCTGTGGGCCACCCTCCAGCAGGACCGGAAGTAACCGGACCGACCGGACCACCGAACAGCCCGAACCCGCGAGCAGGACCGGAAGTAGCGAACTCACTCCATGCCAGGACACTTCGAACCGCTCCCCGGCGGCGGCGCGGCCGTCGCGCTCGACGAGGTCGAGATCTCCATCATCCGCTCCCTCGCCGTACAGCTCCTGGAGCTCATCGGTCCCGGCCCCGCGGAGGACGCCCCCGACGACCCGCTCGCGGAGCTGTTCGCGGAAGGGCCCAGTGAGCCGCCCTCCGACCCGGTGCTCAAGCGCCTCTTCCCGGACGCCTACGGCGGACCCGACGTCGAGGCATCCTCGCCGGAGCAGGCCGAGGAGCAGCGGGCGTACTCCTCCGAGTTCCGCCGCTTCACCGAGAACGACCTGCGTGCGGGCAAGCGTGAGAACGCCCTCGTGGTGATCCGCTGCCTCGACGCGCTCACCACGGCCGGCGACGGCGGCGCGGTCCTCAAGCTCTCCGTCCCGGAGTCCGAGTCCTGGCTGCGCGCGCTCAACGACCTGCGGCTGGCCATCGGCGCCCGGCTGGATGTCGTCGACGAGGAGGACACCGATCTCCTCTACCGCCTGCCCGACGAGGACCCGCGCAAGCCGATGGTGATGGCCTATCTCTGGCTGGGCGGTCTCCAGGAGACGCTCGTCGAGACCCTCATGTCCTGATCCCTCCGCATTTCGGCGTCCGCTCAGAGGACGCTCAAATCCGGATAACGATCGCGTCACCGTTGCGGCCTGCTATGCAGTGCTCTGTTCTCTTTGTCCGCTTCTCCCTGTGGTGTGCACAACACGCGCCGCCCGCCCCGCTCGTTGCGGTCGTGATAAATCTTCACGACCGCCCGACAGGACACCACCCACGTCCGGTCGGGTGCGCCACCGAGCCGGCGGATCGCCGGCCAGGCACACGCTCCATCAATCCGGGGGGATCGGAACCCGATCCGAAGCCAGGGGGACTGGCTCGGAACGGAATGGAGAAAGGCGCACCACACATGACCTCACCGCAGGTCGACAGGACCGACGAGCCGCACGCGAGCCGGACCGCAGCCGGCGACGCCCCCGGAGAGGGGTACGAGCGCGGGCTCGGCAGCCGGCAGGTCCAGATGATCGCGATCGGCGGCGCCATCGGTGTCGGACTCTTCCTGGGTGCCGGGGCGAACATCGCCAAGGCCGGCCCCAGCCTCATCCTCATGTACGCCCTGGCCGGCGTGATCATCTTCTTCATCATGCGGGCGCTCGGCGAGCTTCTCCTCTACCGCCCGGTCTCGGGGTCCTTCGCGGAGTACTCCCGCGAGTTCCTCGGCCCGTTCTTCGGCTACTTCACCGGCTGGACGTACTGGCTGATGTGGGTGGTCACCGGCATGGCCGAGCTGACCGCCGCCGCGATCTACGTCCACTACTGGTTCCCGGCCGTCCCCCAATGGGTGACCGCACTGGTGTTCCTGGTCGTCCTCTTCGTGGCGAACCTGATCTCGGTGAAGCTCTTCGGCGAGATCGAGTTCTGGTTCTCGATGGTCAAGGTCACCGCGCTGATCGGCATGATCGTGATCGGCCTCGGCGTGCTCACCTTCGGCTTCAGCTCCGCCGGCGACACCGCCTCCGTCGCCAACCTCTGGCAGTTCGACGGCTTCTTCCCCAAGGGCATCGGCTCCTCCCTGATGACCCTGCAGGGCGTCATGTTCGCCTACCTCGCCGTCGAGCTCGTCGGCGTCACCGCGGGCGAGTCCGAGAACCCCGAGAAGACGCTCCCCAAGGCCATCAACACCCTCCCGTGGCGGATCGCCCTCTTCTACGTCGGCGCGCTCACGGTCATCCTCTGCGTCGTGAAGTGGACGGAGTTCGCCCCCGGGGTGAGCCCCTTCGTGGAAGCCTTCGCGAAGATCGGCATCCCGGCCGGCGCGGGTATCGTCAACTTCGTCGTGCTCACCGCCGCCCTCTCCTCCTGCAACTCCGGCATGTACTCCACGGGCCGCATGCTGCGCACCCTCGCCGACAACGGCGAGGCGCCCAGGGTCTTCAACCGGCTCTCCTCGACCAAGACCCCGGCCTTCGGCATCACGGTCTCCGTGCTCTTCATGGGCATCGGCGTGGTCCTGAACTACATCGTCCCGGAGAAGGCCTTCGGCTACGTCACCTCGGTGGCCACCGCGGCCGGCATCTGGACCTGGCTGATGATCCTGGTCAGCCACATCCTCTACCGCCGCGCGGTCGACGCCGGACGCCTGCCGGCCTCGTCCTTCCCGGCCCCGGGCGGCGCGAAGTGCAGCTGGGTCGCGGTCGCGTTCCTGCTCTTCGTCACGGGCCTGATCGCCTACGACGCGGACTCCCGCATCTGCCTCTACGTGATGGCCGTCTGGGCCGCCGCGCTGGCCGTGGGCTGGGCCGTCCTCAAGACGCGCAACCCCGAGGTCACCGAGCGCCGCGAGCCCACCCTCGAGAAGACCGGCTGACCCCCGAGGACGTCCGGCCCCCACGGGCCGCCGCTCGGACGTCCGGCATACGGGCCGCTCCGTACCAGCCTTCGGTACGGGGCGGCCCTCTGCTTATCCTGGCCGACATGCTGACCATCACTCAGTCCCTCGTCGACCAGATCGTCGCGCACGCGCGCCAGGACCACCCCGACGAGGCGTGCGGCGTCGTCGCGGGCCCGGCCGGCACGGGCCGCCCCGAGCGCTTCCTCCCCATGCTCAACGCCGCCCGTTCGCCCACCTTCTACGAGTTCGACTCGGGCGACCTGCTGAAGCTCTACCGCGAGATGGACGACCGCGACGAGGAGCCGGTGATCATCTACCACTCCCACACCGCGACCGAGGCGTACCCCTCCCGCACCGACATCTCCTACGCCAACGAGCCCGGCGCGCACTACGTCCTGGTCTCGACCGCGGACACCGACGACGCGGGTCCCTTCCAGTTCCGCTCCTACCGGATCCTGGAGGGCGAGGTGACGGAGGAGGAGGTCAAGGTCGTAGAGGCCTACTGATCTCACTCTTCGGCCCGAAAATGTCCGGATCGCGAGATCACACTCGGGGATACCGGGCGGGAATCGATACGATGAGCCCATGGTTTCCCAGGACGTGAGCGAGAAGACGCCGGGCATGCTGCTCGTGGCGCGGCTGCACGTCGATCTGTGCAGGCTGCAGAGCGCCATCTGTATGCGCTGATCCTGCCGCCGCCGTACGGCCGTGAGTCATCGGGGCCACCGCCCCGAGCGAAGCCGAGGGCTTCGGGGATCCGCAACCGGCGTACCCCATGCTTTTCCGCGCTGCCGCGCGCCCACCGACCGACTTCCTTCCGACAGGAGCCCGAACCCATGGCCATCGAGGTCCGCATCCCCACCATCCTCCGTACCTACACCGGCGGCGAGAAGGCCGTCGAGGGCGGCGGGGAGACCCTCGCCGAGCTCTTCGCCGACCTCGAGACCCGGCACGCGGGCATCCAGGCCCGCATCGTCGACGACGGCCAGCTGCGCCGCTTCGTCAACGTCTACCTCAACGACGAGGACGTCCGCTTCCTCGACGGCATCAACACGAAGCTCGCCGACGGCGACAACGTGACGATCCTGCCGGCCGTGGCCGGCGGCATGGCCTGATCGGCCGCTGATCACTCATGCGCTACGACTCCCCGCTCGCCGCGGTGGGCAACACCCCTCTGGTGCGCCTGCCGCGGCTCTCGCCGTCCGCGGACGTCCGCGTCTGGGCGAAGCTGGAGGACCGCAACCCGACCGGCTCGGTCAAGGACCGGCCCGCGCTGCACATGATCGAACAGGCGGAGAAGGACGGCCGCCTCACGCCCGGCTGCACCATCCTGGAACCGACGTCGGGCAACACGGGCATCTCGCTGGCGATGGCGGCGAAGCTCAAGGGCTACCGCATGGTGTGCGTGATGCCCGAGAACACCTCCCAGGAACGGCGTGAACTGCTCGGGATGTGGGGCGCCGAGATCATCCCCAGCCCGGCCGCCGGCGGCTCCAACACCGCCGTGCGCGTCGCGAAGGAACTCGCGGCCGAGCACCCCGACTGGGTGATGCTGTACCAGTACGGGAACCCCGACAACGCGGGCGCGCACTACGCGACGACCGGGCCGGAGATCCTCGCCGACCTGCCCTCCGTCACCCACTTCGTGGCGGGCCTCGGCACCACCGGCACCCTGATGGGCGTCGGGCGCTACCTCCGGGAGAACAAGCCGGACGTGAAGATCGTCGCCGCGGAGCCGCGCTACGACGACCTGGTGTACGGGCTGCGCAACCTCGACGAGGGCTTCGTGCCCGAGCTGTACGACGCGTCCGTGCTGACCACCCGGTTCTCGGTCGGCTCCGCCGACGCGGTGACCCGCACCCGGGAGCTGCTCCAGCAGGAGGGGATCTTCGCGGGGGTCTCCACCGGGGCGGCGCTGCACGCGGCGATCGGGGTCGGGCGCAAGGCGCTGGCCGCGGGGGAGAGCGCGGACATCGTCTTCGTCGTGGCCGACGGGGGCTGGAAGTACCTGTCGACGGGCGTGTACACCGCCGCGACGACGGAGGAGGCCATCGCCACGCTCCAGGGGCAGCTCTGGGCGTAGGGGTAGGGGTGCACCCGGCCCTTTTCCGGCCCCCTCCGGCCTTGAGGGCCTTGTCCTCAAGCGCCGGACGGGCTGATGGTGCGAGCCCGCGCCGGAGATCTCCAGCCCGTCCGGCGTTTGAGGACGAGCCCTTCGGGCGACGCGGGGGTCCAGGGGGCGCAGCCCCTTGGCGGGGTCTGGGGCGGAGACCCGGGGGCAGGGGCGAGGACCGTCAGCCGGCGAGGTGGCGGACCTGGTCCCACAGGACCGGGTCGACCACGCCGACTCGCCGCCGGAACTCCCCGACAGCGACCTCGCGCAACTCGTCCGTCTCCAGGAAACTCGGCCGCCCGTGCGCGTCCCCGACCGCCCCCGGCGGCAACGGGATCACCCCGGCCCGCTCGTCGTGGTACTTGCTGGTGATCTTCGCGACGGTCGCCTGTTCCCCCCGCACCATCAGGACCAGACAGGGCCGGTCCTTCCCCCCGTCCATGTCCTCGTAGGGGACGTTCGCCCACCAGATCTCCGCCGGCCGGGGCCGCGTCCCACGGCCCCCGACGAGTCGCCGACCGGGCCGGCCGGGCGGCCGCGTACGGGCGGCGGGCCGGCGCCCGCGGCGCCCCCAGCCGTCCACCAGCGTCGCGACGAGCGCGAGCAGCACCACGGCCGCCAACGCGAGCCACCAGGACGTGTCCATACCAAAGAAGGTACCGGCGCGCACCCCGCCGCGCCCCCCGCCCGCGCGACGCGCCCGTCCCACCTTCGTCCGAGCGTCCATCCGAACCGGTGACAGCACAGGTGAGTTCGCCCACAACGGCCCCTGGTGGAGGAGCGACCCGCCCTTTCGCGCCTTACGCTCGACGGACCGCACGACCCCCGTACCCGTATCTGCTCCGAGTAGTTGCCTACCGCACTTACTCTCTGCACTTCCTGTCAGCGCGGAGGTTCCAGCTCTTATGAAGCTCACCGTCGTCGGCTGCTCGGGGTCGTTCCCGTCCGCGGAATCGGCCTGCTCGAGCTACCTCGTAGAGGCCGACGGCTTCCGGCTGCTTCTCGACATGGGCAACGGTGCCCTTGGCGAGCTGCAGCGCCACTGCGGTCTCTACGACCTCGACGCGATCTTCCTCAGTCATCTGCACGCCGACCACTGCATCGACATGTGCGCGTACTTCGTCGCGCGCTACTACCGCCACGAGGGTGGCCGCTGCGACCCGATCCCCGTCTACGGACCCGAGGGCACGGAGCAGCGTCTGACCACCGCGTACGCGGACACCCCCACGGCCTCCTCGATGAGCGAGGTCTTCGACTTCCACACGGTCAAACCGGGCTCGTTCGAGATCGGCCCGTTCACCGTGCACACGGAACGGGTCCGCCACCCCGTCGAGGCGTACGCCATCCGTGTCGAGCACGGCGGGCGGTCGCTGACGTACTCCGGGGACACGGGTGTCACCGAGGCGCTGGACGAACTCGCCCGGGACACCGACCTGTTCCTCTGCGAGGCCGCGTTCACGCACGGCAAGGAGAACATCCCCGACCTGCATCTCAACGGCCGGGAGGCGGGTGAGACGGCCCACCGCGCCGGTGCCCGCCGGCTCCTGCTCACCCACATCCCGCCGTGGACGGACCCCCGGATCAACCTGGCCGACGCCCGTACGGCGTACGCGGGCCGGGCGGATCTGGCGGTGCCCGGCACGTCGTACGAGATCTGACCGCTCCCGCGCACGCGAAGGCCCCCGGAACCAGTCGGTTCCGGGGGCCTTCGGCCGTACGGCCGGACGGCTCACGCCTTGGTGAGGTCCTCGACCTCCTCCTCGGGCTCGCGGCCCGGGGTGGCGAGGTCGAACTTGAGGATCGCGAAGCGGAAGACCACGTAGTAGATGACCGCGAAGACCAGGCCGATCGGGATGATCAGCCATGGCTTGGTGGCCAGGTTCCAGTTGAGGAAGTAGTCGATGGCGCCCGCGGAGAAGCTGAAGCCGTGGTGGACGCCCAGGGCCCAGGTGACGGCCATCGAGAGGGCGGTCAGCACCGCGTGGATCACGTACAGGACCGGCGCGATGAACATGAACGCGAACTCGATGGGCTCGGTGATACCCGTGACGAAGGAGGTCAGCGCGAGGGAGAGCATCATGCCGCCGACGGCCTTGCGGCGCTCGGGGCGGGCGCAGTGCGTGATGGCCAGGGCGGCGGCCGGCAGGGCGAACATCATGATGGGGAAGAAGCCCGTCATGAACTGGCCCGCGGTCGGGTCGCCGTGGAAGAAGCGCGGCAGGTCGCCGTGCCACACGGCACCGGCGGAGTCCTTGTAGGTACCGATCTCCTGCCAGGCCACGGTGTTGACGAACTGGTGCATGCCCACCGGCAGCAGCGCGCGGTTGATGGCACCGAAGATGCCCGCGCCGACGGCGCCGAGTCCGGTCATCCACTCACCGAAGTTGGTGATGACGTCGCCGATGGGCTCCCAGACCAGGCCGAAGAAGACACCGACGGCGGTGCCGATGAAGGCCATCAGGATCGGGACGAGCCGGCGGCCGTTGAAGAAGCCGAGCCAGTCGGGCAGCTTGGTGCGGTGGAAGCGCTGCCAGGTGACGGCGGCTATCAGGCCCATGATGATGCCGCCGAGGACCTTCGGGTCGTTGTACGTCGCGGCGACGTCCACACCCTTGGTGACCTTGGCGTCGGTGATGGGGAACGCGGTGAGCACGTTCTTGTAGACCAGGAAGCCGACCAGCGCCGCCAGCGCGGTGGAGCCGTCGGACTTCTTGGCGAAGCCGATGGCGATGCCGACGCAGAACAGCAGCGGCAGGTTGCTGAAGACCGCGTCACCGGCGGTGGCGAAGACCGACGCCACCTTGTCCCAGCCCAGGCCGTCCTTGCCGAACACGTCCGGCTGGCCGAGGCGGAGCAGGATGCCCGCCGCGGGCAGCACGGCGATCGGCAGCTGTAGGCTGCGACCGACCTTCTGCAGGCCCTGGAACAGGCCGGATCCCCGCTTCTTCGCGGGAGCCGCCGATGCGGTGGCGGTGCTCATAGTTCCTCCATGTGCCGGCGCTGCCGGGGGACGGGAAGGTGAAAAAAGGGGGCGGCAGCGGCCGCGTGGTCTACACCACTCAGTGGTGTAGACCTGTTGTAGCACGGTGAAGGCTGGATAAGGAACCCACGGATTTTGTGGCCTCGGCCATACCGGAAATACCCCCCGCATTCATGCCGAAGGGCCCACGGACCTGCAGGTCCGTGGGCCCTTCGGGCAGAGGGGAGCTACGCCTTGGTGAGGTCCTCGACTTCCTCCTCCGGCTCGCGCCCCGGCGTCCTGAGATCGAACCTGGTGATCGCGAACCGGAAGATCACGTAGTACAGGACCGCGAAACACAGCCCGATCGGGATGATCGCCCACGGTCTCGTCGCCAGGTTCCAGTTGATGACGTAGTCGATGAGCCCGGCCGAGAAGCTGAAACCGTCGTGCACGCCCAGACCCCACGTCACCGCCATCGAGACACCCGTCAGCAGCGCGTGCACGGCGTACAGGACCGGCGCGATGAACACGAAGGAGTACTCGATCGGTTCGGTGATGCCGGTGACGAACGAGGTCAGCGCGAGGGAGAGCATCATGCCCCCGATCTCCTTGCGCCGGTGCGGACGCGCGCAGTGGGTCATCGCCAGACAGGCGGCCGGCAGCGCGAACATCATGATCGGGAAGAAGCCCGAGGTGAACTGCCCCGCGTCCGGGTCGCCCTGCAGGAACATGTTGATGTCACCGTGCACCACCGTCCCGTCCGGCGTGGTGTAGCTGCCGAACTGGAACCAGATGGGCACGTTCAGGAACTGGTGCAGACCGATCACCAGCAACGCCCGGTTGGCCACGCCGAACAGGCCCGCACCCCAGGCCCCCAGACTGACCAGCCAGTCGCTGAAGGTCTGCAGACCGTCACCGACCGGCGGCCAGATCCACAGACACAGCGCGGCGAACGCGATCGCCACGAACGACATGATGATCGGCACCAGCCGGCGCCCGTTGAAGAAACCCAGCCAGTCCACCAGCCTGGTGCGATGGAACCGCTGCCAGAACCAGGCGGTCAGCAGCCCCATGACGATGCCCCCGAACACCCCCGGATTCTGGTACGTGAACGCCGTCACGGAGGTGTCGGGCAACTGACAGCCGATGTTCTGGATGACCTTCGCCTGCTGCGCGCAGCTCTCCGGGAACTGGTGCAGCACACCGAAGTAGACGAGGAACCCCGCCACCGCGGCGAGCGCGGTGGAACCGTCCGCCTTCTTCGCCATGCCGATGGACACACCCACGCAGAACAGCAGGGGCAGCCCCAGC
This region includes:
- a CDS encoding nicotinate phosphoribosyltransferase, producing MNPADLGLPVDVPSTALFTDQYELTMLQAALAGGTAERRSVFEVFTRRLPEGRRYGVVAGTGRVLDAVENFRFDADVLGFLRERAIVDEPTLEWLASYRFRGDIWGYPEGEVYFPGSPVLRVEGSFAECVLLETVVLSILNHDSAIAAAASRMSSAAGGRPLIEMGARRTHELAAVGASRAAYVGGFTTTSDLAAGFRYGIPTVGTSAHAFTLLHDHERDAFQAQVDSLGRGTTLLVDTYDVAEAVRTAVEIAGPELGAVRIDSGDLLLVAHRVRQQLDELGATATRIVVTSDLDEYAIASLAAAPVDAYGVGTQLVTGSGHPTCSMVYKLVARAESADPKAPLVPVAKRSTGGKTSVGGRKWAARRRDERGFAEAEVLGTGPVPADLVDQQLLVELVKGGQVVSREPLDAARDRHAAARARLPLSATQLSRGEAVIPTEYV
- the clpS gene encoding ATP-dependent Clp protease adapter ClpS, encoding MGRVTAPAPLETEKTESAEEVFAVPEPDVPWVTIVHNDPVNLMSYVTYVFQTYFGYTKDKATKLMLDVHHKGRAVVSSGTREEMERDVQAMHGYGLWATLQQDRK
- a CDS encoding DUF2017 domain-containing protein is translated as MPGHFEPLPGGGAAVALDEVEISIIRSLAVQLLELIGPGPAEDAPDDPLAELFAEGPSEPPSDPVLKRLFPDAYGGPDVEASSPEQAEEQRAYSSEFRRFTENDLRAGKRENALVVIRCLDALTTAGDGGAVLKLSVPESESWLRALNDLRLAIGARLDVVDEEDTDLLYRLPDEDPRKPMVMAYLWLGGLQETLVETLMS
- a CDS encoding amino acid permease, which translates into the protein MTSPQVDRTDEPHASRTAAGDAPGEGYERGLGSRQVQMIAIGGAIGVGLFLGAGANIAKAGPSLILMYALAGVIIFFIMRALGELLLYRPVSGSFAEYSREFLGPFFGYFTGWTYWLMWVVTGMAELTAAAIYVHYWFPAVPQWVTALVFLVVLFVANLISVKLFGEIEFWFSMVKVTALIGMIVIGLGVLTFGFSSAGDTASVANLWQFDGFFPKGIGSSLMTLQGVMFAYLAVELVGVTAGESENPEKTLPKAINTLPWRIALFYVGALTVILCVVKWTEFAPGVSPFVEAFAKIGIPAGAGIVNFVVLTAALSSCNSGMYSTGRMLRTLADNGEAPRVFNRLSSTKTPAFGITVSVLFMGIGVVLNYIVPEKAFGYVTSVATAAGIWTWLMILVSHILYRRAVDAGRLPASSFPAPGGAKCSWVAVAFLLFVTGLIAYDADSRICLYVMAVWAAALAVGWAVLKTRNPEVTERREPTLEKTG
- a CDS encoding Mov34/MPN/PAD-1 family protein — encoded protein: MLTITQSLVDQIVAHARQDHPDEACGVVAGPAGTGRPERFLPMLNAARSPTFYEFDSGDLLKLYREMDDRDEEPVIIYHSHTATEAYPSRTDISYANEPGAHYVLVSTADTDDAGPFQFRSYRILEGEVTEEEVKVVEAY
- a CDS encoding putative leader peptide → MVSQDVSEKTPGMLLVARLHVDLCRLQSAICMR
- a CDS encoding MoaD/ThiS family protein, which gives rise to MAIEVRIPTILRTYTGGEKAVEGGGETLAELFADLETRHAGIQARIVDDGQLRRFVNVYLNDEDVRFLDGINTKLADGDNVTILPAVAGGMA
- a CDS encoding PLP-dependent cysteine synthase family protein, with the protein product MRYDSPLAAVGNTPLVRLPRLSPSADVRVWAKLEDRNPTGSVKDRPALHMIEQAEKDGRLTPGCTILEPTSGNTGISLAMAAKLKGYRMVCVMPENTSQERRELLGMWGAEIIPSPAAGGSNTAVRVAKELAAEHPDWVMLYQYGNPDNAGAHYATTGPEILADLPSVTHFVAGLGTTGTLMGVGRYLRENKPDVKIVAAEPRYDDLVYGLRNLDEGFVPELYDASVLTTRFSVGSADAVTRTRELLQQEGIFAGVSTGAALHAAIGVGRKALAAGESADIVFVVADGGWKYLSTGVYTAATTEEAIATLQGQLWA
- a CDS encoding type II toxin-antitoxin system PemK/MazF family toxin, yielding MDTSWWLALAAVVLLALVATLVDGWGRRGRRPAARTRPPGRPGRRLVGGRGTRPRPAEIWWANVPYEDMDGGKDRPCLVLMVRGEQATVAKITSKYHDERAGVIPLPPGAVGDAHGRPSFLETDELREVAVGEFRRRVGVVDPVLWDQVRHLAG
- a CDS encoding MBL fold metallo-hydrolase, giving the protein MKLTVVGCSGSFPSAESACSSYLVEADGFRLLLDMGNGALGELQRHCGLYDLDAIFLSHLHADHCIDMCAYFVARYYRHEGGRCDPIPVYGPEGTEQRLTTAYADTPTASSMSEVFDFHTVKPGSFEIGPFTVHTERVRHPVEAYAIRVEHGGRSLTYSGDTGVTEALDELARDTDLFLCEAAFTHGKENIPDLHLNGREAGETAHRAGARRLLLTHIPPWTDPRINLADARTAYAGRADLAVPGTSYEI
- a CDS encoding PTS transporter subunit EIIC gives rise to the protein MSTATASAAPAKKRGSGLFQGLQKVGRSLQLPIAVLPAAGILLRLGQPDVFGKDGLGWDKVASVFATAGDAVFSNLPLLFCVGIAIGFAKKSDGSTALAALVGFLVYKNVLTAFPITDAKVTKGVDVAATYNDPKVLGGIIMGLIAAVTWQRFHRTKLPDWLGFFNGRRLVPILMAFIGTAVGVFFGLVWEPIGDVITNFGEWMTGLGAVGAGIFGAINRALLPVGMHQFVNTVAWQEIGTYKDSAGAVWHGDLPRFFHGDPTAGQFMTGFFPIMMFALPAAALAITHCARPERRKAVGGMMLSLALTSFVTGITEPIEFAFMFIAPVLYVIHAVLTALSMAVTWALGVHHGFSFSAGAIDYFLNWNLATKPWLIIPIGLVFAVIYYVVFRFAILKFDLATPGREPEEEVEDLTKA
- a CDS encoding PTS transporter subunit EIIC, whose translation is MSADSAAAPAHARWNNLFQGLQKMGRSLQLPIAVLPAAGILNRFGQPDMFGSDGLGWDSVSKVMKGAGGALLDGSLGLPLLFCVGVSIGMAKKADGSTALAAVAGFLVYFGVLHQFPESCAQQAKVIQNIGCQLPDTSVTAFTYQNPGVFGGIVMGLLTAWFWQRFHRTRLVDWLGFFNGRRLVPIIMSFVAIAFAALCLWIWPPVGDGLQTFSDWLVSLGAWGAGLFGVANRALLVIGLHQFLNVPIWFQFGSYTTPDGTVVHGDINMFLQGDPDAGQFTSGFFPIMMFALPAACLAMTHCARPHRRKEIGGMMLSLALTSFVTGITEPIEYSFVFIAPVLYAVHALLTGVSMAVTWGLGVHDGFSFSAGLIDYVINWNLATRPWAIIPIGLCFAVLYYVIFRFAITRFDLRTPGREPEEEVEDLTKA